The following coding sequences are from one Capsicum annuum cultivar UCD-10X-F1 chromosome 3, UCD10Xv1.1, whole genome shotgun sequence window:
- the LOC107866316 gene encoding agamous-like MADS-box protein AGL86 produces the protein MSRKITSNSDENVRNSILDRRTISLFKKIEEFSILCSVDVAVIIFSPEKNQPVVWKSSNLTKEVLIRYFSFSEFERIKKLIIHEKYLSKKVDKKKEQVNNIEKMNEEKEIKFLFNQLVQGKCFTDFDSKNIKSLLKFIATTMDKINERKEQFNLQQQPSHPPNSPSNFKLGEENVTQSPSSIEDLINDMWFVETTMASNQNFIGLGGESSSKSASMTGDGLNAKDDGRSKDLN, from the coding sequence ATGTCTAGAAAAATTACTAGCAACAGTGATGAAAATGTAAGAAACTCTATTCTTGATAGAAGAACAATAagtttatttaagaaaatagaaGAGTTTTCAATTCTATGCAGTGTTGATGTCGCCGTAATCATTTTTAGTCCAGAAAAAAATCAGCCCGTTGTTTGGAAATCTTCAAATCTGACTAAAGAGGTATTAATAAGGTATTTTAGTTTTTCTGAGTTTGAAAGgattaaaaaattgattataCATGAAAAGtatctttcaaagaaagtggataagaaaaaagaacaagttaacaatatagaaaaaatgaatgaggagaaagaaataaaattccTGTTCAACCAACTCGTACAGGGAAAATGTTTTACTGATTTTGATTCTAAAAACATTAAGAGTTTGTTAAAATTCATTGCTACTACGATGgataaaattaatgaaagaaaAGAACAATTCAATCTACAACAACAACCTTCTCACCCTCCAAATTCTCCCTCTAATTTCAAGCTTGGAGAAGAAAATGTAACTCAATCACCAAGTTCAATTGAAGATTTGATCAATGACATGTGGTTTGTTGAGACCACCATGGCTTCCAACCAAAACTTTATTGGCTTAGGCGGTGAGAGCAGTTCCAAGTCTGCATCGATGACAGGTGATGGCCTCAATGCTAAAGATGATGGACGTTCCAAGGACCTGAATTGA